The following is a genomic window from Marinococcus sp. PL1-022.
CAGTATGAGAGCTAGAAGGGCCGACCATAATGGGGCCGATAATATCAAAGCAGCTGTCAAACTCCATAGCAATTCCTCCATATCTTAATTGAAAGCGATTACAAAAATGAAAAAAAGACAGAGAAGCGGCCTCATGCGCCGTTTCTCTGTCTGTGTGCCTGAAAGATTTCATTCTTTGACAAGAATTTTCTTCTTCGGCAGGTACGTATACCTTCTCCAGAGGTGCATCCTGTACTGGTCCTGGTACCTGAGAGTTTTTTCTTCCCGGCTGGTGGGAAGAATTGCTCCTTCGGTGCTGTAAAACAATCTACAGGCTCTCCCAATACGTTCATCTGCAAAACCACTATTTGTATTAACTTCAGTTTAAACATGCCTGTCAGAAAAGTAAACCTATTTTTTGACAGCTGGAACGAAAACGATATACTGGATGCAGCCTGACGATTAGTCTTAATAAACCAATTCATTATCAGGCAGGAAAGGATAAGACGATGGATGCCCAAATCATTCTGCGCCCGGTCGAAGCGGAAGATGAAAAAGATATTAATATTCTCCGGCGCCAGCCCTCCGTTATGCATTATACGCTTGGGCTTCCCTCGGAACGAAGAGCTTCCAATCAGTCTTTTATCAATGGGCTGACGGAAAACAATCATGTGATTGTGGCAGAGAACGACGGTCGTGTCGTCGGTATCGGCTCCCTGGAGGTGCTCGGCGGCAAGCTGCATTACTACGGTCTGACCGCCATGGCGGTGCACGATGAGTTTCAGAACCAGGGGATCGGCAGCCGTCTGCTTGATTGTCTGATCGATATCGCCGACAATTATTTAGGCTTATTCCGGCTGGAGCTGGATGTGGTGGAAGAGAATACGCGCGCCGTACAGCTGTATAAAAGCCGCGAATTTGAAACAGAGGGAACGCTTCGCAAAGCCCATTTTGCCCGGGGCGCATTCCACAATGTGCTGGTGATGGGCCGGCTGAACACCGCGCTGCTCCCCAAAGACTGACAGCCTCGCTTAAAAATAGAGCATCCAGCAAATTATAACTTCCAAAAAATAGCTTATTATGAAAAAATAGAAAAAAGTGTTTATGTGTATAGGAGTGCCCGGAGAAAACGGGGTATCGGGGCAATGCTGTTGTAATGACAATCATGCGAGCGGGGGAAAACATAATGAAAAAGATCCTTTCTGCCGGAGCGGCCGGTATGCTCATTCTTTTAAGCGGTTGTTCGGTTCCTTCTTATTATACGGAGGAAGAGAAGGATGTGCCCGGAAATATAGAATCGGAATGGGGAGAGGAAGTGCAGCTGCCGTCCTTTAACGAGTCTTCCATTTCGAGGGCACAGATCAACGAAGATGATGAGGGTGAGCCCGAAGAGCTTGAAATTTGGTACAGCGACGAAGAGCAGGATGAACTGCTGCCTTATTTTCAGGATGCAGGCAACCGGCACCGGTATGAAGAGGACTACAGCACGCGCCTGGTATACGGAATTTACAGCAGTGACATTCACATTATTTTAGATTACGAAGCGGGTGACCGGATGGTCTACGGAGCTCATGATGAGGTGCTCAGTATTGGCGGGCGCCCGGTGGGACGGGACATTCAAAGCGGTCCGATGATTTATACGTTTCAGGCGAACGGGGGCACCTATGCCATTTCATACTCGGAGGAGGCAAGAGCGGATACCGACGTGCACCGCGAGCAGATTAAAGCCTTTTTACAGAACAGCGGGTAGATAGAAGCTGTGCGTGCATGGGAACATTAACAAGGGCAGGGACCTCCGGGGGCCTGCCTTTTTGGTGCCGTTAAATGACTAATTTCCTGGACGAGTGCCTTAGTCTGTTTTTGCAAAAAGGTGCGGGGCGGGCTTTTCTTTTAAGCAGTTATGGTTCATGATTTATAGAAGAGAGATTGAACACTTTGTAAGTTCACGGAGAAAGAAGGAAGAGTCTATGCCTCGGAGAATAAAAAACTTACTGAGTATGCCGCTGGAGTACAACAGCCAGTTGATGAAAAAGGATGTGGCCGCAGGCTTTACGATTTTTATTATGATCGTTCCGCAGGGCATGGCCTACGCCGTGCTGGCCGGCCTCCCGCCGGTGATGGGGCTGTATGCCTCGCTGCTTCCGCTCTTAATCTACGCCCTGTTCGGGGGATCGAAGCATCTGGCTATCGGGCCGGTGGCGATGGCCTCCATTCTTGTATTTTCCGGCGTATCGCTGTATGCCGAACCGGCGACGCCGGATTATGTGGCGCTTGTGCTGCTGCTTACGGTCATGGTCGGAGTCATGCAGGTGGCGCTCGGCCTGCTGAATGCCGCCGCGTTTGTGAAATTCATTTCGCCGAACGTGATCAGCGGCTTCACGTCAGCGGTGGCGATTGCGATAGGGATGAGCCAGCTCGGGCAGTTTATGGGCATCAGTGTAGGCAGCCAGACGCAGATTATCCCGCTGCTCCGCGATGTGATCGTCCATCTGCCGCAGGTACATATCCCGACCCTGCTCGTAGGAATCGCGAGTCTTCTGGTGCTGATCGGGGGCCGGAAAATAAAACGGAATCTGCCGGTTTCCCTCATTGTCGTCGTGCTGAGCATTGCGGCGGTGGGGCTTTTCCGTCTCGACAACCAGGGAGTGAGCGTCGTCGGGCAGGTGCCCCAGGGCCTTCCGGATTTTACGGTGCCGGGCTTTAATCTTGCGGATGTGCAGGTGCTGATTCCGACAGCGCTCACGATTGCGTTGATTGCCATGATGGAGACGCTTGCGATCACAAAAACGCTGAGTGATAAAAACGACGTCGGCGTCGATCTGAACAAAGAGATCCGGGCGATCGGGTACGCCAATATTGCCGGCCCATTTTTCTCCTCCTATGCGGTGACCGGAAGCTTTTCAAGAAGTGCCGTCA
Proteins encoded in this region:
- a CDS encoding GNAT family N-acetyltransferase, whose product is MDAQIILRPVEAEDEKDINILRRQPSVMHYTLGLPSERRASNQSFINGLTENNHVIVAENDGRVVGIGSLEVLGGKLHYYGLTAMAVHDEFQNQGIGSRLLDCLIDIADNYLGLFRLELDVVEENTRAVQLYKSREFETEGTLRKAHFARGAFHNVLVMGRLNTALLPKD
- a CDS encoding sulfate permease, with translation MPRRIKNLLSMPLEYNSQLMKKDVAAGFTIFIMIVPQGMAYAVLAGLPPVMGLYASLLPLLIYALFGGSKHLAIGPVAMASILVFSGVSLYAEPATPDYVALVLLLTVMVGVMQVALGLLNAAAFVKFISPNVISGFTSAVAIAIGMSQLGQFMGISVGSQTQIIPLLRDVIVHLPQVHIPTLLVGIASLLVLIGGRKIKRNLPVSLIVVVLSIAAVGLFRLDNQGVSVVGQVPQGLPDFTVPGFNLADVQVLIPTALTIALIAMMETLAITKTLSDKNDVGVDLNKEIRAIGYANIAGPFFSSYAVTGSFSRSAVSYRSGAASQAAMIITAAGVLVTLLFFTSLFYFLPYAVLAAIILVSVTGLINIRSLKDAFRVKPEDGWVWIVTFAATLLVGIQWGLLIGIGFSILLLLRHIARPNIVEIGYEEDTHSYLDLQRFPHARRVPGTVLVRADTRIHFSNVGYFVKMVEKTIQDRRKTEGGGLKAAIDMSGVNDIDTTGIGALEQIIEMYRRDPDVKVWFVELKGPVRDLLLRAGWEEKYAEAIRYQTLEGFLEHEGNVPFRTPTEPKQDSWDYMI